In Candidatus Hydrogenedentota bacterium, the DNA window ACCGCGAAGCGCAAGGGAGGTGTCTATGTGCAAGCATAGACCTCCCCTCGGAGTTGTCAAGCATCATAAGCTTACCACATTGCCGCCGCGCTGTCAACTCGACTCGCGTATCGGGTGATGCGCGCGTCGCTGACTGGCCTTGGCCTTCAGGCCGTGCGTCCTTGATGGAAAGCCACGGCGGGAATGGTTGCAGCCCCGTTCAGGAATGCCTACAATGTCGCGCGACTCGGGGAAATGAACCTGTCGCGGCGCGGATGTCGTGTTACGGGGAGGCATGTCATGAACAAACTCGGAGTGGGCATGGTCGGGGCCGGTTGGGTCGCCGGAGAATATCTGCGTGCTTTCTCTGCAAACCCGCACACGGAAATACGCGCGGTCTGCGCAAGGAACAAGGACCGCGCCAACGCGCTTACGGGCCAGAAGGGCGTGTCCTGCGAGATTCTGACCGACTACGAGCGGCTGCTCGCCATGGACGGCATCGATATCGTCGTGATTGCCACGCCGCCAGACTGTCATTGCGCGCAGGCCGTCGCCGCTGCGCAGGCGGGCAAGCATATGGTCCTGGAAAAGGCGATGGCAGTCGGCATCCAGGAAGCGCGCGCCATCCGGGACGCAGTGGCCAAGGCGGGCGTGAAATCGGTGGTCAGCTTCGTGCTTCGCTGGAACCCGCTTTTCGAGATCATCAAGAAGCAGCTGGCGGACGACACCATAGGCGACATCTTTTTCGGCGAGGTGGACTATTTCCACGGCATCGGGCCGTGGTACAAACTCTACGGCTGGAACGTGAAGCGGGAGGTGGGCGCCAGTTCGCTGCTTGCGGCGGGCTGTCACGCGATGGACGCGTTGCGCTGGTTCATGGGCGGTGAAGTGGCGGAGGTGTTTCAATACTCGACGTTCGGCCGCGGCGCCGATTTCAAGGAATACGAGTACGATCCCACCTCCTGCACGGTATGCAAATTCACGGACGGGCGCATCGGCAAGGTCGTCTCGTGCATCGAGTGTATCCAGCCCTACGTTTTCGACATCAATCTCGTTGGCACACACGGCACGATCCGCAATAACCAGATTTATTCGCGCGCCAAGTTCCCCGGTCAGACGTCTTGGGTTCAGGTGCCTACGGTGCTGCCGGACAGCGGCGATGTAACGCATCATCCCTTCACGGACGAGGTTGCGCACCTCGTCGATTGCATTCAGCGGGACCGGGAGAGCCACGCTAATGTGGCCGACGCCTACAAGACGCACGAGATCTGCTATGCCGCGGATTTGTCGGGGAAGGAAGGGCGGCCGGTTGCGCTGCCCTTGCCGTAACGCACTGCAAATGCCGGGGGCCAAGGGCCGGACATCATGTGGAACGAAGAAATAAAGCGGGTCGTAGCGAAGCATTCGCCGCTGTTCATCCTTGCGGGATTGTGCGTCCTGTTTGCGGTTATCTCGCCTCCGTTTCGCATGCCGCACAACGTGCAGCAGGTCATGGCGCGCACAACCTTTGTCGGCGTGCTTGCCGTGGGTCAACTGCTTGTGATCTTGACCGCGGGCATCGACTTATCCGTGGGCAGCGTGGCGGCGCTCGCGGGCATGGCCGGCTGTTTCTGCATGAAATCGGCCGGGCTGGAACAGGTCTTTGGCGATGACTCGCTCGCGCTTGCCGCGCTGGGCGTGCTCGCGGGTGCAGCCACGGGTCTCGCCTGTGGACTGACCAACGGCCTGCTGGTGGCGAAAGGCCGTATTCCGCCGTTTATCGTGACGCTGGGCATGATGATGATTGCGCGCGGCGCCGCGCGGCTGCTCTCCGGCGGAACCAACATCTCCGATCTGCCGGAAGTCTTCGCCTGGCTCGGCGGTTCGCGTGCCTGGTGGTTTCCTGTCGCAATAACGTTGACCATCACGGCAGCCGGCGCCGTGACCTTGGCCCTTGCGCGGTTTGGGCGGTATCTATATGCCGTAGGCGGCAACCGCGAAGCCGCGCGTTTGTCTGGTTTGCCCGTAGACCGGATCCGCATCGCCGCCTATGCGATTTGCGGCCTCCTCGCGGGGTTCGGCGGGATGGTCCTGGCGTCGCGCACGATGATCGGGTCGCCGAACGCCGCCGAGATGAGCGAATTGGACGCCATCGCCGCGTGCGTGATAGGCGGCGCGAGTCTGATGGGCGGCGAGGGCGGCGCGTTGACGTCGCTTGCGGGCGCGCTCATCATGGCCGTGCTCACCAATTTCTGCATTCTGATGGGCTTGAACGACAACTGGCAGCGGGTGTTGATCGGGTCGCTGATCATCGCGCTCGTCTTCTACGACAATCTGCGCAAACGGCGCGTCGGACTGCTTAAGGAATAAGCCGGACCCCGCAAAAGGAATCGCACCGTGCCTTGCCGGTTGCGCATAGGCTGTCTGTGACTTGACACCACCCGCGCAGTCCGATTGAATACCCACGACAGACCGGATCCGCCAGGAGGCCCGGTGGGCGGCCGCGGCATTGCAGAAGGAGGCCTACACATGCGCGCACTCGTGTTTGACGGCGAGTTACGGCTTGTGGAAGCGCCGTTGCCGCGCGTGAGACCCGGTGAAGCACTGATTCGCGTGCTGGTGGCGGGCGTCTGCAACACCGACCTCGAGATCATGCGGGGCTACATGCGGTTTGAAGGCATCCCCGGCCATGAGTTCGTCGGGATTGTGGAAGACGCGGAACACCGTCACCTGATTGGCAAACGGGTGGTCGGAGAGATCAACTGCGTCTGTCACGCTTGTCAGTTCTGTCAACTCGAGATGCCGCACCACTGCCTGAACCGCACGGTGCTCGGTATCCAGGGCCGGAATGGCGCATTCGCGGAGTTTCTCGCCCTGCCGGAGGAAAACCTGCACCTGGCGCCGTCCTCCATCCGGGACGATGTGGCCGTGTTCACGGAACCGGTCGCCTCCGCGTTCCGGATCGCGGAGCAGGTAGTCATCACGGGCGATGACCGCGTCGTAGTGCTGGGGGATGGCAAGTTGGGCCAGCTCTGCGCCCAGGTCTTATGGCTGCAAACGAAGAATCTGGTGTGCGTGGGCAAGCATCCCTGGAAGCTGGAAATGCTGGCCCGTCTGGGGATCGGCACGGTGCTCGCCGACGAGCCGGTCGAACGAGGGGCCGACATTGTCGTCGAGGCAACCGGTTCGGAGAGCGGCCTGGCGCGCGCGCTTGAACTGGTGCGCCCCGAGGGCTCGATCATCCTGAAGACGACCGTTCCGCGGGCGACCGCACTCGAATTCAGCGTGCCGGTGGTCAACGAAGTGCGCATTGTGGGCAGCCGTTGCGGCCCCTTCCGCCCGGCCATGGACGCGCTGGCGATGGGCAACGTCGAGGTGCGGCCCATGATCTCCGAGGTGTTCCCGCTCGCCGATGGGGTCGCCGCGCTCCGCCGCGCGCAGGATGCCGGGGTGATGAAGGTGCTGATTCAAGTGTGACGCGGGAGGCGGCGTGGGGGGGACCGCTGCCAGCAGACGCGATTATGCGCGGTGTTGATCGAGCAGAGCGCGTATTGCCGGCACCATCTCGCCGCGTGGCACCGTCACCTGCCCGGTCTTGCCCGCTTCGCGATAGGCTTCGCGGTCGACGATGTGCTCGCGCTCGGCCTTGCCCGCGCACAGATCTTTTACCGCTACGACGCCATGGGCCAGTTCGTCCTCCCCGAGAATGACGGCGACGGGAATTCCGTAGTGGTCCGCGTGCGAAAGCTGGTTGCCCATCTGCATCTTCTTCTTTGAGGCGAAGAACGTCTCGGTGCAGAGCCCTGCGGCGCGCAGTTCCGCGCCAAGCCGCAGCGTTTCCGTTTTCGGCACGTTTCCCATCGTCACCACGAGCACCTGCACGGGCGTGCTGACATCGTCGAGGCACCCCGTGTGCCTGAGCGCCGCGACCAGCCGGTCGAGTCCGACCGACATGCCCGTGCAGGGGACCGGGCGGTCCAGGAACCGCGAGACCAGGCCGTCGTAACGGCCCCCGCCCATCACGGAGCCGAATTGCGGCGCATCGGGGAGCGCCATCTCGAACACGGGCCCGGTGTAGTAATCGAGTCCACGGGCGAGGCTCGGCGTGAAGCGGGCGTGTGCCTCGTCTACGCCCAAAGCATCCAGTGCGTCCGAGAGTTCGAGCATCTCCGCAATGGCCTCTTGCGCGGCCTTGCTGTCTGGCAGCGCGGTCTCCAGCGCCGCGGCGACAGCCGCGCGGCTGCCGCCCTCAATCGCGATGAAGTCCAGGATCCGTCCAATGGTTGCGCCATCGAGCTTCGCGCCGGGAATAGGGTCCCCCGATTCGTCGACGCGCCCGGGACCGAGTTCGAGGCGTACATTGTCTGCCCCGGCCTTGTCCAGCTTATCGATAATGCGCAGTACGTGTTTCTGCCGGGCCTGCTCCGTGACCCCGCAAGCGTCCAGCAGGGCGTCGATGACCTTGCGGTTGTTGATAACGGCCGTGAAGCGTGTCGCGCCCGCGGCGCGCATGATGTCCGCCATCACGGCGATGATCTCCGCATCCACCGCAACCGTCGCGGCGCCTGCGACGTCGATGTCGCACTGCACGAACTGGCGGAAACGGCCCACGCCCGGCTTGTCCGCGCGCCAGACCGGGCCGATGGCGTAGCGCCGGAACGGCGGTTTCAATTGTTCGGGGTACTGGGCGAGCAGACGCGCGAACGGCACCGTGAGGTCGAACCGCAGCGCAATGGCTTCGTTTTCGGGGCTTTCGAAGCGGAACAGTTCCTTGTTTGCGCCTTCGCCGCCTGCGCCAAGCAGCACGTCGAGATACTCCATGGCGGGCGTCTCGACGGGCGCGAACCCGTATCGCTCGAAAACGGACTCGATTGCGCGCAAGAGGCGCTGTCTCGGGAGCACATCGCCCGGGAACAGGTCCTGGAAGCCTTTCAGCGTGCGTGGTTCAACGAATTGTCTTTTTTCGGTCATGAGAGGATTCACCCGGCGTTCAGACACAGGAGTATGCAGACAACGCTGACTCTAACAAACCCCCCCGCATGCCCTCAATGCAAGGCGGGACCGCCGCGCGCGTGCGAGCGTCTTCTATCGGGGGTTGGCAATCAGGGGACGATGCCGTTGCCTGTGCCGTTCACACCAAATATCCAGTTGACCAGCCCGGCGATCAAATGCGTAAACGCCGTCATCCAGTAGTCCAGCGCCATCGTCCAGACCTGCTCCGTCACATCGCCCCAAAAGTCACCCCAGCCCATTGAGACATGCTCCTTTGCTCGAATTTTGCAGAGACTATATGGTGATGGTCCTGCCGAACAATGCCAGAATGAACTCAATTACCTGGAAAAGCGGCAGGCTGGACAAGAGGCCCGTTCCGCGGTCGACGAGACCGTCAACGACGTCCGAGCACCAATCGTCAAACCACGCGACAAATCCGGTCCAATTCGACATGCTGCGTCTCCCCGCATTGCATTCCCTGCGTGCGCTTTGGATTTCACCCCGGCAACCCCGCCTCGCCATGGACACATGCTTGCCCGCGTTCGTATGTGCGACGATATGGTAACGGAAGGACGTTTCACGCTGCAACCGGCGCGTATTGACAGCGGCGCATTGACACGCGGCGCGCCGTCTGGTACTATTTTGAGCGAGCGCTCAGTCAGGAGATACCCCATGCCGTCCACTCAGACCGCGCACAAACGCAAATGCATACCCGCGCGTGTGAAGAACAACGAATTGGTCGAGAAGAAACGCCGCGAACTTGTCAATGCGGCCGTGGGCCTGTTCACTCGGAAGGGGTTCCACCGGACGACGACACGCGAATTGGCCGAGGCGGCGGGCTGGTCCGTGGGGCTGCTGTATGAGTACGTGAAGAGCAAGGAGGACGTGCTTTACCTGGTTTGCGAGGCGATCCACAGGGACATGGAGCATGCGTTGCGTGAGCGGATTGGGGGGGCGGCAACGGGCCGCGCGTCGCTTGAGGCGGCGATTGCGGAGTACATGCGCGTCTGCGACCGGATGCAGGACGCGATTCTGCTGATTTACCGCGAAACGGGCGCGCTGGACGCGGTATCCCGCCGCTTCGTATTGCGAAACGAAGAGCGGATCACCCGCATCTTCGAGGAAATCCTGCGCGCCGGGCGGGAAGATGGCACGCTGCGCCTTCGCGACGGCAGGGCGCTGCGGCTCATGGCGCACAACGTCGTCGTGCTCGGACATATGTGGGCGTTCCGGCGCTGGTTCCTTGCCAAGAGCTACACGGTGGATGAATACAGCCGCCAGCAGACGGCGTTGATCTTGAATGAAATGACTTCGGCAAACGAGGGATCCAGGACATGGCCGCCGTGACGCTTGCACTCGAAACGCCTGATACTTGGGTTCGCGGACCCGTCCGGGTAATAACGGCGACAGCGCTCTTTGACGGACACGACGCCGCCATCAGCATCATGCGCCGCGTGTTGCTTGAGGCCGGCGCGGAAGTCATTCATCTCGGTCATAACCGGCCGGCGCAGGAAATCGTGCGCGCGGCCATACAAGAAGATGCGGACGCCATTGCCGTGAGTTCTTATCAGGGCGGGCACATGGAATTCTTTCCCTACATGCTCGACCTGTTGCGGGAGGCCGGCGCCGGCCATATCAAAGTATTTGGGGGCGGCGGCGGCGTCATCGTGCCGCGTGAAATCCGGGAACTCGAGGCGCGGGGCGTCGCGAAGATCTATTCTCCGGAAGACGGGCGGCGCCTGGGCTTGCGCGGCATGATCGACGACTTAGTCGCGCGGACGCTGGCGGACCGGCAGGCGCTCGAGCCCGGACGCGTGTACCACCTCGATGATCAACGTGAACTGGCCCGGTATATCACCGTTCTCGAAGCCG includes these proteins:
- a CDS encoding Gfo/Idh/MocA family oxidoreductase yields the protein MNKLGVGMVGAGWVAGEYLRAFSANPHTEIRAVCARNKDRANALTGQKGVSCEILTDYERLLAMDGIDIVVIATPPDCHCAQAVAAAQAGKHMVLEKAMAVGIQEARAIRDAVAKAGVKSVVSFVLRWNPLFEIIKKQLADDTIGDIFFGEVDYFHGIGPWYKLYGWNVKREVGASSLLAAGCHAMDALRWFMGGEVAEVFQYSTFGRGADFKEYEYDPTSCTVCKFTDGRIGKVVSCIECIQPYVFDINLVGTHGTIRNNQIYSRAKFPGQTSWVQVPTVLPDSGDVTHHPFTDEVAHLVDCIQRDRESHANVADAYKTHEICYAADLSGKEGRPVALPLP
- a CDS encoding ABC transporter permease is translated as MWNEEIKRVVAKHSPLFILAGLCVLFAVISPPFRMPHNVQQVMARTTFVGVLAVGQLLVILTAGIDLSVGSVAALAGMAGCFCMKSAGLEQVFGDDSLALAALGVLAGAATGLACGLTNGLLVAKGRIPPFIVTLGMMMIARGAARLLSGGTNISDLPEVFAWLGGSRAWWFPVAITLTITAAGAVTLALARFGRYLYAVGGNREAARLSGLPVDRIRIAAYAICGLLAGFGGMVLASRTMIGSPNAAEMSELDAIAACVIGGASLMGGEGGALTSLAGALIMAVLTNFCILMGLNDNWQRVLIGSLIIALVFYDNLRKRRVGLLKE
- a CDS encoding alcohol dehydrogenase catalytic domain-containing protein, with protein sequence MRALVFDGELRLVEAPLPRVRPGEALIRVLVAGVCNTDLEIMRGYMRFEGIPGHEFVGIVEDAEHRHLIGKRVVGEINCVCHACQFCQLEMPHHCLNRTVLGIQGRNGAFAEFLALPEENLHLAPSSIRDDVAVFTEPVASAFRIAEQVVITGDDRVVVLGDGKLGQLCAQVLWLQTKNLVCVGKHPWKLEMLARLGIGTVLADEPVERGADIVVEATGSESGLARALELVRPEGSIILKTTVPRATALEFSVPVVNEVRIVGSRCGPFRPAMDALAMGNVEVRPMISEVFPLADGVAALRRAQDAGVMKVLIQV
- the hisS gene encoding histidine--tRNA ligase, which gives rise to MTEKRQFVEPRTLKGFQDLFPGDVLPRQRLLRAIESVFERYGFAPVETPAMEYLDVLLGAGGEGANKELFRFESPENEAIALRFDLTVPFARLLAQYPEQLKPPFRRYAIGPVWRADKPGVGRFRQFVQCDIDVAGAATVAVDAEIIAVMADIMRAAGATRFTAVINNRKVIDALLDACGVTEQARQKHVLRIIDKLDKAGADNVRLELGPGRVDESGDPIPGAKLDGATIGRILDFIAIEGGSRAAVAAALETALPDSKAAQEAIAEMLELSDALDALGVDEAHARFTPSLARGLDYYTGPVFEMALPDAPQFGSVMGGGRYDGLVSRFLDRPVPCTGMSVGLDRLVAALRHTGCLDDVSTPVQVLVVTMGNVPKTETLRLGAELRAAGLCTETFFASKKKMQMGNQLSHADHYGIPVAVILGEDELAHGVVAVKDLCAGKAEREHIVDREAYREAGKTGQVTVPRGEMVPAIRALLDQHRA
- a CDS encoding TetR/AcrR family transcriptional regulator, which gives rise to MPSTQTAHKRKCIPARVKNNELVEKKRRELVNAAVGLFTRKGFHRTTTRELAEAAGWSVGLLYEYVKSKEDVLYLVCEAIHRDMEHALRERIGGAATGRASLEAAIAEYMRVCDRMQDAILLIYRETGALDAVSRRFVLRNEERITRIFEEILRAGREDGTLRLRDGRALRLMAHNVVVLGHMWAFRRWFLAKSYTVDEYSRQQTALILNEMTSANEGSRTWPP